Proteins co-encoded in one Gouania willdenowi chromosome 1, fGouWil2.1, whole genome shotgun sequence genomic window:
- the rps3a gene encoding small ribosomal subunit protein eS1, which translates to MAVGKNKRLTKGGKKGAKKKIVDPFSKKDWYDVKAPAMFNIRNLGKTLVTRTQGTRIASDGLKGRVFEVSLADLQNDEVAFRKFKLITEDVQGKNCLTNFHGMDLTRDKMCSMVKKWQTMIEAHVDVKTTDGYLLRLFCVGFTKKRTNQIRKTSYAQHQQVRQIRKKMMEIMTREVQTNDLKEVVNKLIPDSVGKDIEKACQSIYPLHDVYVRKVKMLKKPKFELGKLMELHGEGGAGGAAKTSGDDTGAKVERADGYEPPIQETV; encoded by the exons ATGGCAGTCGGCAAGAATAAGAGGCTGACCAAAGGCGGCAAGAAAGGTGCCAAAAAGAAGAT TGTGGACCCTTTTTCCAAGAAGGACTGGTACGATGTCAAAGCACCAGCCATGTTCAACATCCGCAATCTTGGCAAGACCTTGGTCACCAGGACTCAGGGAACCA GAATTGCCTCTGATGGCCTGAAGGGACGCGTGTTTGAGGTGAGCCTTGCTGACCTGCAGAACGATGAGGTGGCCTTCCGCAAGTTCAAGCTAATCACAGAAGACGTTCAGGGCAAAAACTGCCTCACCAACTTCCATGGCATGGATCTCACCAGGGACAAGATGTGCTCTATGGTCAAGAAATGGCag ACCATGATTGAAGCTCACGTGGATGTGAAGACCACAGATGGCTACCTTCTTCGTCTCTTCTGTGTGGGTTTCACCAAGAAGCGCACAAACCAGATCCGAAAGACTTCATACGCCCAGCACCAGCAGGTTCGCCAGATCCGCAAGAAGATGATGGAGATCATGACTCGTGAGGTTCAGACCAACGACCTGAAGGAAGTTGTCAACAAGCT CATCCCTGACAGTGTAGGTAAGGACATTGAGAAGGCCTGCCAGTCCATCTACCCTCTACATGATGTCTATGTGCGCAAGGTCAAGATGCTGAAGAAGCCCAAGTTTGAGT TGGGCAAACTGATGGAGCTCCATGGTGAGGGTGGTGCTGGAGGTGCTGCCAAAACATCGGGTGATGACACTGGAGCGAAGGTGGAAAGGGCTGACGGCTATGAGCCCCCCATCCAGGAGACAGTCTAA